ttaactccatcccagccagacccagtttATAAGCTAAGCCATATTTTCTTTCTAGCATTAAGGAAAATGGATTAGCGTCAGTAAAGAGAGCAACAGTCAGAGCCAAAGCCTCCGCTCTCACAGGGCTACAGTTGGGGTTATTCAACACCTTCAAGATTGTGAGAACAAAACACTaaaccaaacattaaaaaatcagaaattaatcATCAACATTCCATTTTATACCCATAATATTTTATGTcaataatgaaaatgtttatgcTATGTTCATTTACAATACTAACATTTTCCCTATGTTGTCACCAAAGCATGTGTTGGAGCTGATAAAAGCAGGGACATTGTACATGGATGCTGTCTCATCCTTagaaagggggagggaaaaaaacacccataTCGAGGAAAGCTGATGTATGAAAGACCACAAAGAAGCCCCAAAATGGAAATACTTACCTGAACTCCAAATAAAGGGGATCCACAACCATTTGGTGGTGACGGTTTATATCCGTAGCGAGGAAAAGGCTTTGATCCTGAAAAAGGTAATTTATCACGCCTCAAATAATTTTTGCACAGAATTTTAGTACTATTAGAACTCACCAAAGGCATTTTTTGAGCTTAAGACAGCATCAGTTATACTTTTAACCTAAACATATATTCAGGCACCTGAATATCAACAATCCTTACCAAATTACCACTTAAGGGTACTAACCATTTTTTCAGAAAAGGGGGCAAGACACTTGAGCAAATGTTAATGTTAGCTTCCCAAGTTAAAAAAAGGAGCCTGAGTTACTAAAATTGATGTGTCAGTTAAGTGTACAATATGTAGGATTACATTAAAAAACAGAGTGTTTTCTACAACTGCAAcgttaataaaatttaaattagtaGAGACTGCTAAAGTCATGTCTCCCTGAGTGCAGCAAGATAGGGAATTCTGCATTCCAAGTTAAGGATGGTTGTGGAGTTAGTTTGAAAAAATGACCCTCCACCTTGTTTTGATATTGGAAACAAACAGAGGCTGCAATTAAAagtaatggagaagaaaaaacgTATTTGAAAAGTGCGTATTCTATTACAGCGAGGAAATGTCACGGTGTCCTGGCCACTCTTGTGGAGCCAGTCAGGGTGCCACCACCAAACTCGTTTCCTGATTTAACAAATAATCCAAGCCAGTAGGCTGGAGGGAAATCGATTCAGCCGAGAGGGACCAAGAGGGTCTACGTGAACCTCCCGCTCTGGGGCGCTCCTGCAGCGCCGGTGACAAGCCTGGCAAGAAACCCCTTTTCTGGAGCATGGCCCGCCGGGACCCCGCTGCGGCACCCGGGGATGGCGACGACAGGGGAGCCGCCGCCAGGCAGGTGttctatacatacatatacatatatatatatacagacacacgCGTACAAGAACTTGCTACCGAGGTTCCCTCTGCGGCGGCGTCCCGCTTCCCTGGGAGCGGCGCCCGGGACCGGCAGCAGCGCTGCCGCCAGCCGCCCGCCCTCGCAGCCCTGGCCGGTCtgaccgggccgggccgggccaggccgccTGAGGCGAGCCGGCCGGCGGGAGGGCAAGGGTCGCCGCGGGCCGGCGGGGtgccggccgccccgccccgccgcccggcctcACCGTCGCTGCACTTGTACCGGCAGAGGCCGTCCTCGCCGCCCAGCAGGTCGAGGGCCGCGTTGAGGTACACGTCGATCTTGTGCACCCCGTTGCGGATGGTCTTCAGCGTCATCCGCCAGTCGGGGGTGTGCGGCGCCTCCTGGCAGCGCGCCGGCCGCGGGCCCAGCCAGGCGCAggccgccagcagcagcagggcgcGGGCCATGCCGAgcggcgccccgccgcccgcccgctaAGCCGCCTCTaccgcccgcccgctcccgcggCGCCccaccggcccggcccggcccgccgccaccgccgccatcGTCCCCGCgggcgccgcccccgcccgcccggcggggagGGGCCTTCTGCCGCCGCACTGAGGGAGAGCGGGCCGCGCCTCCGCCCCCCCCTCTCCCGGCCCTGAGGGCAAGGGGGTCCGGGCTGCTCGGGGGGCCGCCGGGGatggccgggggtgggggggcagccgTGTGCGGGAgtgcggcgggagcggggctgcgaGTCACGGGCGGCCGAAACGCCTGTTGCTGGGCTGCTGCCGACAGTCACCTGTCGGGGGGGGACTGGAGTGGGCTAGAGGGAAAATCGGTGATGGCGCTGAGGGGGGAGAGTCGGGCAGAGCCTTCCACCCCCCCCTGCGGATGGCAGGATTGCAAAACGCGGCCTGGCTGGCACTACCCCGTTACAACACGGGCTGTTTCAACGGGATCAACGCCGCCATCTCCAGCAGGTCACGGTGCCCCTTGTTGTGCGGGGGGACCAGTTCCAAACCTGTCCAGGTACGAACCGGGAGAGCAGCCGGCTGCCGGTTTGTCTGGTACCCCGGGGAGGTACCGGGGCCATCAGATAATACGAAAACTCCAGGacttttttatttggaaaaccTTTATTTGATGACTCTGTTAGAAGCGGTGAATGTGGCGGTGCTAAATGTGAAGCAGACAGCAATAGCGCTTTGGAGGAAAGACTGCAAGGCTGATTTTCTAGTCAGCCATGGATATACTGCGGCCATGGGGCTGAACGGACGGGAGGGGAGGGCAGGTTCAGTGCCAGCCCCGTCGGGGCTTGGCTAGTGTGGTGGCTCAGAGAAAACGCGGCCTGTGGGAGCAGTGTGCCCGAAACCACAGGCTGCTCTCCTTTCGTGCAGTCTGGGGGAGAACTTGTATTAACACAGCTAGAAAAACATGACCTTTTGGAAAACACACTCGTTTAGAAGCCGCGAAAATGCAGTAGGGATTATGTACTTGAAGTGTTAAAGTTTTAACCTAATTTTATGATGATGTTCAGTGTGAAGGAAACTGATCCGGTGACCTTAACGCATTTGAGTGATTCAGTTTCAGATAACATCATCAAATGTGCAAGATAGGGTTGTAAAAGAGGGCAAAATGAAAGTATATCTATTAAACATTAAAAGCCCAGTCTTGATTTGCTAAAAAGAAAACTCGGACCAAAATGAACTTGCTTGCTAAACatcctgtttggttttgtgggtttttaaaaattacaatttttaaattaattttatatttaaattctaGATGCTTCACAGATGAGCTAAAGTGGAACCATGTGaaaattcttttgatttttgtaatGAAAGCTCTGATTTAAGGCGTGTGGAATCCCTCAGAACATAGTAATATGTTCAGGACAGGGTTAACTGTAAAGAAGAGCAGGAAGTGGAAAGAAAACTGACAGACTTCCAGATCAACAGGCAGAGCATGGTAAATATtctactgtggttttttttcttcagtctcagcGTTTAATATTTGTAGTTAACTGAAGAAATAGGTGGAAAGAGTTCTTTACAGAACTTAATTAAGTCAAACAAAAGAGGGAGCTCTTCCTACGCCTGTCCAGCTTCTCTCTATGATTACTTTACAAAGACCCTGATTCAGCAAAATAATTCCTGTGTAGTAATATACTTAAATGCTTTCCTAAATAGCAAGCCTTGTTGGGGAGGGGTTAAGAGAAGCAATTCATACCCTTACTTTAGTTATTGGTGATTGACAGTGACTTTACATGACAAATTCATGCTGATGTGGGTTTTTTACGAGActggaagatgaagaaaattcaatgaaaatgtaaaaatgttgtCTGTAGCAGACCGAGATTGTCTGAATTCACCAAGATGGTCCTGAAGTGATTTGACAATTTTGTGTCGAGGGTACCAATCCACAAACCAAATTCTagttcttttaaaaacttttgtgCACACTTTCTGTACATAACTCTTGCCAAATATGAGACGATTACATATAGACTGATGTTTTCTTATAAGAAGCAGGCACCGTTCCTGCTGTCTAAAAATGTGTAGCTTACAGTGGTCCTTTGGGCTGTGCTTCCTGATCATCATGACTTCCTCACAAGGATTGGTGAAAGAAGGATTTTCCACTTAATCGTTCCAGTTTTGTTGAGGGCCCCTTGTCTTTGCCCAGTTCTGGGTCAGTTAAGGCAGTAAGCAAAACTCCCCCTGACTGCAcattgcaggatcaggccctggaTGTTCTTGCTTGGCATCACTGTTTCACACTTCTGTATGCTGGTGTAGAAAGTTTGTGCTGATTTGAGAATCCGGTGATGGGGGATTCTGACTGAAagtattaatttttaactttagaTCTGTAACTTGGTTTTGTAGAATTAAGTCTATATGTTTAATGTATagacttttaatatatttatattgttatatgcattgtgtgtgtatatatataaaagatacatatatatacatgcgACAAAACCCTACTTGATGTTAAGAATTTGTTGGATaccagaaatatatatatacatacacagagaaCTTAAGATCGTAAAGATGCCTTTTATTTAAGTTGATGATTCAAGTTTTAAAATTCCTTTGTTGCTTGTGACCAGCTGTGGTTAAATTAATAAAACGTAGAGCTGCAAAAACTTCCCAAAGCAAGATGATCAGATGAGGTATATTAGCTAGATAAAAATGGTCTGAGTTTGTAGCTGAAAAAACTACCACCAGAGTTATTATTTGGGTAATTGTTGCATTACAACAGATCTCACAATCATAGTCAGTCGGTCAATTAATAGATGGCCTGAAGTTTACTTTTGCAATAAGCCTAGAGAATCAACTGCCAAGTAAGGCAGCATCGTGAGGGTTTCTATTGACCTAGACCTTGAGATGATGGAAGTTCTTTAAAGTACTCTGGTTGCTGTCCTTTCTGTGAAGTTCACGTACCGCCAGTGCAGTCATTTTCCAACCACTGCTTTCCATTGGTTgtccattttaaataaataaacaaccacAATTGAAACGCAAtgtgaaatgtggaaaaaaacccaagtaacaagaaaaagatattttaatttccctGCTTTTACTAGAGACTTTTTCTGCAGACTCTCCTCCTACAGGCTTTTGCAAAATTGTGGTATTCATATAGAGtgttaaaaattttcaaaatatattcttcaaaGATTTATACTAATCATTGCTAAGTTACATGGCTGCTGATTGTAAAAAAGGACTAGTGTCCATTTTTGCATGAGTGATAAGAAGGAAGTATATAATTTTCTGAGCTTCAGATATTGTACCGTGAAATGAGACTCCTTGTCACATGATGGCTAATCCAATCATAATAGCTGGCGATTTTTGTATACACGCCAGGGTGACCAGGCTCCCCGCAGTTCTCACCCCAACTCACAATACCCCAGAGATACGCCACATTTTCTGCATCAAAACAGACCAAGGGTCCTCCTGAATCACCTTTGCAACTGTCTATGGAGCCATCATGAGTACCTGAggcaaaagaggagaaaaaaagcaaaaatgagttCATATACAAGGGAGCACACAAAACAGAGCTCAGAAGGTTTTTCAGGTCCATGTCACTTCCTGACAGCTGTTTGCCTAATGGTCACCAGTAAAGGAGGTTCCTAACCTCTTTGGTCTgttacttatttctttttaagtgcaGGGCCTCTCTTTACATTTTTGGCTGGCCCAAATTCTCCTGATTTGCTTTGATGTCAGTGATGTGAGTCATGTTTTGCCCTGTGCAATAGGGAAGAATTCAGCCATATTGTCTATTGTATCATTAGAAGTAGCTCATTAAAAGTGgacaaaagcaggaggaaaaagataaaaagatttgTAGGCTGATTCCTATGGAAATGAAGCTATCATAATGTGTGTGTGC
The sequence above is drawn from the Strix aluco isolate bStrAlu1 chromosome 4, bStrAlu1.hap1, whole genome shotgun sequence genome and encodes:
- the PLA2G12A gene encoding group XIIA secretory phospholipase A2 isoform X2, which encodes MARALLLLAACAWLGPRPARCQEAPHTPDWRMTLKTIRNGVHKIDVYLNAALDLLGGEDGLCRYKCSDGSKPFPRYGYKPSPPNGCGSPLFGVQFDIGIPSMTKCCNHHDRCYDTCGNKKNDCDEQFQSCLSKICRDVQKTLGISESVQACESTVQLLFDAVIHLGCKPYLDSQRAACMCHYEDKTDL
- the PLA2G12A gene encoding group XIIA secretory phospholipase A2 isoform X3 yields the protein MARALLLLAACAWLGPRPARCQEAPHTPDWRMTLKTIRNGVHKIDVYLNAALDLLGGEDGLCRYKCSDGSKPFPRYGYKPSPPNGCGSPLFGVQFDIGIPSMTKCCNHHDRCYDTCGNKKNDCDEQFQSCLSKICRDVQKTLGISESVQELKKLRITLEFHGWNPKSLLAPMRGMVMVA